Genomic window (Anaerolineae bacterium):
GTTCCTCGGCCTGGTCGGGCGTGTTGGCCAGTTTGATGCCGCCGGCCTTGCCGCGACCACCTACCAGCACCTGGGCCTTAATGACAACGCGGCCGCCTAACTCCTCAGCAATCTGCCTCGCCTCGGCTGCTGTGGCCGCAACCCGCCCTCGCGGGATGGGGACGCCATACTTGGCAAAGATTTGTTTGGATTGGTATTCGTGAAGTTTCATACCGAACTCCCCAGAATATGGGATGGAAGCACGCTTGTCATTATACCACGCTCCCCTGTGCTACAATTTCTTCTGTGCTCCGCTGCCCTGCTGACTCGCTGTATCGCTTCCTCGCCGCTCCTCACCCTGGAGAAACGCCATGTATCTTTTGCCTTTGCCCGTGCCCGGAACCCTGTGGGCTTCGCCCATGCCCTTTGGCCCCTTCGACCCCCAGGGGCGGCTCTGGGAAATCTACCGTCGGGAGGGGATTCAGGCTGTGGTCATGCTGGCCTCGGTGGGGGAGGCGGTGCACCGCGCCGGGCGGGACCTCACCCGCTGGTACGCCCGCCACGGCCTGGAGGTGTTGTACTATCCCATCGAGGATTTTGGCGTGCCGAACTTGGCCACTTTGCCCCAGGCCTTGGATCAGACCTGGGCCTGGCTGCAGGCCGGGATGCGGGTAGCCGTCCATTGCCAGGCTGGGCGGGGACGCACCGGTACCTTTGTGGCCTGCCTGGTACGCCGACAGTTGGGTTGGGACGGTGAGCAGGCTCTGCATTGGGTACGCCAACATCTCCCCGGCGCGGTGGAAAGCGCCGCCCAGGAGGCCTTCGTGCGCACGGCCTGCCCGATGGCGGGCGGTGAACGACCTGCGTGAGCGAGGTGATGGAATGAGTCCGACCAACAAGCCTCAACTGCCCCCCTGGCTGCGCTGGGCGCGGCGCATTCAAGCCATCGCCCAGACCGGCTTGCACTATGCCGAGAACCCCTACCAGCGCCAGCGCTTCGAGGAACTGCTCGACCTGGCCGAAGAGATGGCCGTCATGCAGGGCGGCCTGGAGCCCGCCGAGGTGCACGCCCTGTTCACCCGCCCGGAGGGTTACGCCACCCCGCGGGTGGATGTGCGGGCCGCCGCGTTCGACGAACAGGGGCGTGTCCTGATGGTGCGCGATGCGGGCGACGGCGGCTGGTGCCTGCCCGGCGGTTGGGCCGATGTGGGCGATACGCCTTCCGGTGCCGCCGAGCGCGAAGTGTGGGAAGAGGCCGGCTTCCATGTTCGGGCGCGGCGGGTCATCGGCGTGTACGACGCCAACCGCGTGCCGGGGAAACTGTACCTCTACCACGCGTTCAAAATCGTCTTCCTGTGTGATTTGCTGGACGGCGAGGCGCGGCCCAGCTTGGAGACCACCGAGGTAGCTTTCTTCGCCCGCGAGGCGCTCCCGGCGAACCTGTCGCCCTACCGCACCCCGCAGCGGATTCTAGAGGATGCCTTTGAGGCTTACCGGGCCACGCATTGGGATACGGTGTTCGATTGAAGGGCTCCTTGGCCCTCCTCTTTTCATTTTTCTTTCTTGTTGGGAGTACTCCATGCGCCGTGAACTGGACGCCCTGCTGGCCTTTCATCGGGCCATGAACAGCTACATCGCTGAACGGCCCACCGCCCGGTTGCCCGAAGATGTGGCGGCGGTGCGCCTGGCCCTGCTCGAAGAGGAATTGCAGGAGTATCGTGAGGCCCTGGCCGCCGGCGATTTGGCGACCATTGCCGACGCTCTCACCGATTTGCTTTATGTGCTTCTGGGCACTTTTGTCAGTCATGGCCTGCAGGATGTAGCCGAAGCCTTGTTCGACGAGGTACATCGCAGCAATATGACCAAGCGCGGCCCTGACGGCCAGGTGCTCTATCGTGAGGACGGCAAAGTGCTCAAGCCGCCCACTTACGAGCCGCCGGATTTGCGTCGGGTACTGGCAGAGGGCAGGAGTCAGCCGTAGGCGCAGCGGGGCGAGCCGACGCCTGAGGAGCGCGCCCCGCTTCGGGTGTTGGCCTTCGCCGGCAGCACCCGCCGGGATTCGCTGAACTTTCACTTGGCCCAGGCGGCGGCGCGGGAAGCCGAAGCCTTGGGGGCCGAAGTGCACCTGGCCTGCCTGAGCGACTATCCCCTGCCTTTGTACGACGCCGACCTGGAAGGGACCCAGGGGTTGCCGCAAGCGGCGCGGGCCTTCAAGGCCCTGCTGGCGGCTCACGATGTGTGGCTTATCGCCTCTCCGGAGCACAACGGCTTCTTCACCCCGCTGTTGAAGAACGCTTTGGACCGGGCCTCCCGCCGGGAAGCAGGAGAGCCGCGGTTGGTGGCCTTTCAGGACAAGGCGGCGGCATCATGTCCGCCACGCCGGGCGCCCTGGGCGGGGTGCGTGGCCTGCCCATGTTGCGCCTGCTGCTCAACAACCTGGGGGTGGTCGTGGTGCCGGAGCAATTGGCCGTGGGACACGCTGATGAGGTGCTGGATGACAAAGGGGGGATGCGCGAAGCCTACCTGGCCCGGCGGCTGCGCCGTGTGGTGCAGCGGGCGCTTCGCCTCGCTAAGGGGTTGCGCGAGGCGGGCTGAGCCGCGCTTGCGTTTGCCCGGGGAGTGTGCTATAACATTCTCAAAAGCAAGACGTGGAGATTGGAACGCACGAGGTGTAACGATGACCATGGTAGAAGTCGATGATCTGACCCTGGAAGGCCTGGCCGAGGCCCCAGAGGCACGCTGGC
Coding sequences:
- a CDS encoding NUDIX domain-containing protein; translation: MSPTNKPQLPPWLRWARRIQAIAQTGLHYAENPYQRQRFEELLDLAEEMAVMQGGLEPAEVHALFTRPEGYATPRVDVRAAAFDEQGRVLMVRDAGDGGWCLPGGWADVGDTPSGAAEREVWEEAGFHVRARRVIGVYDANRVPGKLYLYHAFKIVFLCDLLDGEARPSLETTEVAFFAREALPANLSPYRTPQRILEDAFEAYRATHWDTVFD